The nucleotide sequence AAATCCGCAAGGACCTGCGCCCCGGAGAAGAAAGGCCGACCGGCGTGGTCGAATGGCACGCCGAAATCCGCAATCAAGATGAGGTGCTGGTGGCGACCTACGACATCCTGACGCTGGTGGAGCGCGGGCGGGACGGGTTCGACCCGGTGGAGGATGCAGAAGGCGGAAGGCAGATGGCCGAAGGCGAAAGCGCCAAGGCTTGAGCTTTCAAGCGGGTGGGCGGAGGTCTCCTAGAGCAGTTCTCCGAATTACGTGATGCGCGGAACGGCACCCCGCATCACTCCATTCTCCGCCCTGCTCAGTGTCTTGCACTCGCTCCGCTCGCCAAAAAGACGTTACGTCTTTTTGGCAAATGCTCTAGAGGGGGTCTCCGCTTCTCTTTTGGATGGGTACTCAAACTTTGCGGGCCAAGAGCCACATTCCAAGGCCGCAAAGCGATGCTCCAGCGAAGGTCAAAACCATGAGCACTACTGCCGCGTCTCAGTAGGTGACAACTTCAGTTCGATGTCGTCCCAGACGGGAAAAATCAACAGTCGGCCCCATCAAGCTTGATGGGGCCGACTGTTCGCGGTCTCCTGGGAGTGTGAAATCGACAGAATCCACTGCTCAACAAGCTACCGTACTCACACAGCACTTCAAAGCGCACGCCAGTCATCTCCGCATCGACACGCTCCAGCGGCTCATTGACGTCCTCCTGGCGATGATTGCCGCGAGAAGCGTCAATCATCACGATCTGAGTGCCCATATGCCAGGGATGAGTACCCCGCAGGGCAAGAAGAGACGAGCAGACCGGACCTTCCGGGATGAGCAGCTGGACATGGGCTTTTTCATCGCCCTGCTCGTCGCCCACCTGCCACCAGGAAAGGTTTTGCTGAGTCTGGACCGCACCAACTGGGAACACGGGGAGACGCCCATCAACTTTCTGGTGCTTGGAGCCGTGGTCCACGGCTTCACCCTGCCCCTGATCTGGGTGCCCCTCGACGAGTCCGGGAACAGTCACACGTACGCCCGGATGTGGCTGGTGTTGAAGCTGCTTCGGGCCTTGCCAGCGAAACGCTGGCTGGGCCTAGTGGCTGATCGTGAGTTCATCGGTGCGGAATGGTTCCGTTTTCTCCGTCGTCAGGGCATCAAGCGGGCCATCCGCATTCGGCACAGCGACATGCTGGACGATATGAGCGGGAAAGAGTGGTTTGAGCATGTCCAGCACGGTCATTTTCACGAGATCAGCGAAAAGGTGTTTGTGTTCGGGGAGTTGATGCGGGTGGTGGCGACGAGGTCACCTGTGGGTGACCTCATCATCATCGCTACCGATTTCAATGCTCGGAAGACCTGGAAGCTTTACAAGCAGCGCTGGTCAATTGAGTGCACCTTCAGCAGCTTCAAAACGCGAGGCTTCGACCTGGAGCGAACGGGGATTACAGAAAAAAGCCGTCTACAACGGCTCTTTGGTCTGGTGACGCTGGCCTGGATGTTCTGTTTGCAGCTGGGGGTCTGGCTCGGCCAGACCCATCCCATTCCCGTCCTGAAACATGGTCGCAGAGCGGTCAGCCTGGTGCGTCACGGTGCTCAGCATCTCGTGGATGCCCTGCGTTGGAAACCCGAACGATGCAGGGCTTTCCTGGAACTGCTCACCCGTCCTTTCTGCCCGCCAGGCGCGGCTGGAGACGAAGTTGTCACCTACTGAGCATCAGCAAGTATCCGGCAGGCCAGTACCGCATCACGCCAGAGCAACTGCAAAGCCTCAGACCCGTGAATTACCGTGCTGGCACAGTCCACGAGGGGTACGGGCCAACGCTGACGCCCGCGCCGCAGCCCATCCTTTTCGAGATTCGCTGAGCCGAGGTCGCATGGGTGTGGAGAAAGGGGCAGAGACCGTGACGCCACAGGGAAAGCGTTTCCTCAAGCTGGTTTTTTCTTTTCTGCCCCACTGCGCGGCACAATGAAGCCTCACGACAAGGAGGAAGTTCAGATGGGCGAAGGCAAGCCGAGCAGCACCCTCAGCACCAGCCAAACGACCACCGGCAGCGCCACCGAAACGCACGGGGCGAACACCAACCTCGACCCCAATATGCAGGGAGGCCCGGTGGCGCCCCAGGACCGCGCTCAGACGCAGGAAGTCACCGAGCAGCACGCGCAGCAGGGGGTCCCGACCGGGCAGGAGTGAGCGGGCGCTTCCAGTCGGGCGCCTGAGCAGACCCCGCACAGCCGGTGCCGGGGGGTTGGTAAAGACTTCACCCGGACACCTGACCGGGGTTCTGGTTTTAGAGTAGGAGCAGGAGGGTAAAACTATGACCAAAAACGATGTGATGGCCGGAATGGACCAGAACCGCGTGGTGAGCGGTGCGGCGGGCGGCGCCCTGCTGATGATGGGACTGAAAAAGCGCGGCGTGCTGGGCCTGCTGATGACCGTGGGCGGTGGCTACCTCGCCTACAAAGCGGCGACCGGCAAAGACCCTGTGATGGAAGCGGCGGGCCTGAGCGGCAACGCGGCAGCGGCCAAACCGATTTTCGTGGAGCACTCGGTTGTGATCGACCGTCCCGCGCAGGCGGTGTACGACTACTGGCGCAAGCTCGAAAACCTGCCCCAGATCATGAGCCACCTCGAGAGCGTGACCGTCCTTGACGACAAGCGCAGCCGCTGGGTCGCCAAGGCGCCACTGGGCACCCACGTCGAGTGGGAAGCCGAAATCGTCAACGACAAGCCCGGCGAGCGCATCGGCTGGCACTCGCTGCCCGGCGCGACGGTGGACAACGCGGGCAGCGTGCAGTTCGAGAGCCTGCCCGACGGCAAGACCCGCGTGCATGTGGCCCTGAGCTACCGTCCGCCCGCGGGTGCGCTGGGCGCCGCCGTCGCCAAGCTGTTCGGCGAGGAACCCAGCCAGCAGATTGCCGAAGATCTCCAGAAGTTCAAGGCGACCTTCGAGGGCACCAGCCCCAAGGCCTGAACCACAACCGAAAGAGGCGGCTCCGTGTGGGGCCGCCCCTTTTTCGTT is from Deinococcus wulumuqiensis R12 and encodes:
- a CDS encoding IS4 family transposase; amino-acid sequence: MIAARSVNHHDLSAHMPGMSTPQGKKRRADRTFRDEQLDMGFFIALLVAHLPPGKVLLSLDRTNWEHGETPINFLVLGAVVHGFTLPLIWVPLDESGNSHTYARMWLVLKLLRALPAKRWLGLVADREFIGAEWFRFLRRQGIKRAIRIRHSDMLDDMSGKEWFEHVQHGHFHEISEKVFVFGELMRVVATRSPVGDLIIIATDFNARKTWKLYKQRWSIECTFSSFKTRGFDLERTGITEKSRLQRLFGLVTLAWMFCLQLGVWLGQTHPIPVLKHGRRAVSLVRHGAQHLVDALRWKPERCRAFLELLTRPFCPPGAAGDEVVTY
- a CDS encoding SRPBCC family protein, whose translation is MTKNDVMAGMDQNRVVSGAAGGALLMMGLKKRGVLGLLMTVGGGYLAYKAATGKDPVMEAAGLSGNAAAAKPIFVEHSVVIDRPAQAVYDYWRKLENLPQIMSHLESVTVLDDKRSRWVAKAPLGTHVEWEAEIVNDKPGERIGWHSLPGATVDNAGSVQFESLPDGKTRVHVALSYRPPAGALGAAVAKLFGEEPSQQIAEDLQKFKATFEGTSPKA